TTCTTCTGGGCCTCGGCTCTGGCCCTCGGACTTGGCTATGTCTTCGCCGCCTGGGTCGTGTCGGGCAAGTTCGGCTCGGTCATTCGCGGCATCCGCGACAATGAGGCGCGGGTGCGGTTCCTTGGTTATTCGGTCGAGGGCTACAAGCTCTTCCTCTTTACCGTCACCGCTATGATCGCGGGGATCGCGGGGGCGCTCTACTACCCGCAGGCGGGTATCATCAACCCGGCGGAAATTGCGCCCATCGCGTCGATCTACCTCGCGGTCTGGGTCGCGATTGGCGGGCGCGGGCGGCTCTACGGGGCAGTCATCGGCGCGGTCTTCGTGTCGCTCGTTTCAACCTATTTCACCGGGGGGCAGGCACCCGACATCGACCTCGGGTTCTACCGCCTTCAGTGGGTCGACTGGTGGACCATCCTTCTGGGCCTGTCTTTCGTCCTCGTCACGCTTTTCGCGCCCAAAGGGATCGGCGGTCTCTTTGATCTCGTGTCGCATCGGCGCACGCCGGACCGGCACGGCGCCGACCTTGGCCCGGATCAGGGGTCCTTGCGCGAACGGGAGGCCGAGGAATGAGCACGCTACTGGAAGTGAACGGCATCTCCGTCACCTTCGACGGGTTCCGCGCGATCAACAACCTTTCCTTCAACATCGGCCCGGCCGAAATGCGGGCGATCATCGGACCCAACGGCGCGGGCAAGACCACCTTCATGGACATCGTGACGGGCAAGACCCGGCCGGATGAGGGCAAGGTGCTCTGGGGCGAGTTGTCGCGAAATCTCGTCGGCATGAACGAGGCGCGCATCGCGCAGGAAGGCATCGGGCGCAAGTTCCAGAAACCGACCGTCTTCGAGGATCAGACCGTTGAGGAGAACCTCCTCATGGCGGTCAAGAACAAGCGCGGCGCGTTTTCCGTATTGTTCTGGAAACCTTCGGACGCCGACATGAACCGAGTCGCAGAGCTCGCCGCCGAGATCGGGCTGGCGAATGAGCTGAAGCGCAAGTCGGGCGAGCTGTCGCACGGCCAGAAGCAGTGGCTCGAAATCGGGATGTTGCTCGCGCAGGAGCCGCGCCTGCTCTTGGTCGACGAACCCGCCGCGGGGATGACGCCCGAGGAGCGGGAAAAGACCACCGACATCCTGGTGGAGGCGGCCAAGACCCGCGCCGTGGTCGTGGTCGAGCACGACATGGAGTTCGTGCGGCGGCTCAACTGCAAGGTGACCGTGCTGCACGAAGGGTCGGTTCTGGCCGAGGGGTCATTGGATCACGTCACGTCGAACCAGCAGGTCATCGACGTCTATCTGGGGCGCTGAGATGCTGAGAATCGACGATTTCACCCTGCATTACGGACACTCCCAGATCCTGAACGGGATCAGCATGGAGGCCGAGACCGGCAAGATCACCTGTGTCATGGGCACCAACGGCGTCGGCAAGACCAGCCTCATTCGCGCCATTTGCGGGCGGCATCCGCGCTCCGGTGGCACGATGGTGCTGGACGGCGAGGCGCTGCCCGTCCTGTCGCCCCACGCGCTTGCCAAGAAGGGCGTCGCTCTGGTGCCGCAGGGACGCGAAATCTTTCCCCTGCTCACCGTGCGCGAGAACATGGAGACCGCCTTCGCCTGCCTGCCCAAGGGCGAACACGAGGTGCCCGAAGCGATGTTCGAGCTTTTCCCCGTGCTCAAGGAAATGCAGAACCGGCGCGGCGGCGACCTGTCGGGTGGACAACAGCAGCAGTTGGCGATTGCGCGGGCGCTCATCACCAAGCCCAAGCTCCTCCTCCTCGACGAGCCGACCGAAGGCATCCAGCCCAACATCATCCAGCAGATCGGGCGGGTCATCCAGATGCTGCGCGACGAGGGGAAGATGGCCATCGTTCTGGTCGAACAGTTCTTCGACTTCGCCCATGACCTTGGCGACCGTTTCGTCGTGCTGCGTCGCGGGGCCGTGACGCTCTCTGGTCCGAAAGGCGAGGTGACGCGCGACCAACTGCTCAAGGGCGTGTCGGTCTAGGCTCAGGTAAAGGGAATGATCGCCGCCACGGCGATCAGGAGTGCGCCCGCAGAAATGTTGAGCCGTTTCAGGGCCTTCGGTGAGGACAGGAGCCCCCGCAGCTTTCCGATGAAGCCCGCCAGAAGCACGTTGCCAAAGAGCGGCACCGCCATCGACAGGCCGACGATGGCCCCAACGTCCCAGGGTGTGAGCGCCGTCAGATCGAAGAACCCGGGCAGCATCCCCATGTAGAAGAGGATCGCCTTCGGGTTCGCGAGGATCACGACAACGCCCGCCACGAAGCCCGCCCACATGCCGGGGCGGGTCAGGCGGCTGTCTGCGGCGATCTGTTTGTCGGCGTTTCGGATGATCGCTACTCCGAGCCAGAGAAAAAATCCCGAGGCCACGAACTTGAGGACCGTGGTCAGGCTCTCGAACTCGGTCGCGACCCAGGACATGCCGAGGATCGCCAGAAGCGGCCAGAGCGCATCCCCGATGGTCACCCCCAGAGCCAATGGCCAGGCCGCGTGGAAGCCGCCCGACAGGGCGCGCGCCAGAAGCGCCATCCAGACCGGTCCCGGGGTCAGGAACAGGACGAGCAGCGCAAAGGCGTAGAGCCCCAGATCGCCGGGCGACAGGGTCATGTCAGGGCGCCGTCCTCGTCCATCTCCCAGAACGGATTGTGGGCAAACTCCCACAAGTGGCCGTCGGGATCGGAGACATAGGAGCTATAGCCGCCCCAATGCGTCTTGAAGGGCTCGCTCACAGCCGTGGCCCCGGCCGCGACGGCCCGCGCGAACATCGCGTCCACCTCCGCCTCGGAGCCGAAGTTCTGCGCCAGCGTCATCGCCCCGGTGCGCAGGTCTTCGACGGGCCGCCCGGTTTCTTTCGCCAGCCCCTCGAGCGTGAAGAACCCGAATTTCATCCCGTTCATGGCATAGAAGGCCGCTTCGCCCTGATCGCTTTCAAGCTCCCATCCGAGCGCCTCGTAATAGGCGCGCGCGGGGGCAATGCTCTCCACCCCCAAGGTGATCAGCGTCACGCGATTGGTCTTCATGGTTCCACCTCTTCGACATGGCTCCGGCCGGCCTCGTCGCGCACCTCGATGTGTTGCGCCCGCGCGCCAAGCTCGGCAAACAGTTCCGGTCCCGTCCCGGTCAGGAACGCCTGCGCGCCCAGACTGACGATTTCGTCATAAAGCGCCGCGCGCCGGCCCGCGTCCAGATGTGCAGACACTTCATCGAGCAGCAGCATCGGCGGCGCCCCGAAATCACGCGCCAGCGCCCGCCCGTTGGCGAGGATCAAGGATACCAGAAGCGCCTTCTGTTCGCCCGTCGAACACTCCTTTGCGGGCATCCCCTTCTCGGCGTAAACGGCGGCCAGATCGGCCCGGTGCGGTCCGACCAGCGTGCGCCCGGCCAGCATGTCGCGCGGGCGGCTATCTGCGAAGGCGTCAGCCAGTTCGTTGCGGCTGCGCGGCCCGTCGTCGGCCCCCTCCGCATGCAAAAGCGTAAGGTCTGCAGCCGGGAACGCTGTCTCGGCCTCGCGCTGGCTGTCGATCAGCAAATCAAGCGTTCGCTCCCGGTTCGTCTGGATCGCCGCGCCCGCCTCGGCCATCTGCGCCTCCAGTGCGCGATACCAGAAGGCGTCGCGCTGTCCGTCCTTGAGGAGCCTGTTCCGTTCCCGCATCGCCTTTTCATAGGTGAGGACCGCTTCGCCATGTCCCGGCTCGAAACTGAGTGCCAGGCGGTCGAGGAACTTTCGCCGCCCGTCCGCCCCTTCGACCCAGAGACGGTCCATGACCGGGACCAGCCACGTCAGCCGCGCGATGCGCCCCAGCGCCACTTGCGGCGCGGGTTTGTCGTCGATGGTCACCTGCCGTGCGCTGCCCGGTTCCGCCCACGTTTCGACTTCGTGCACCTGATGCAGAGACCGGAGCACGCCGGAGACCTTCCAGCCTACCGCCTCCGGTCGTCGCGCCATATCGTCGGCGGCGGCGCCGCGCAGCCCGCGACCGGGGGACATGAGGCTCACCGCTTCGAGAATATTGGTCTTGCCTGCGCCATTGGCGCCAAAGATCGCCACCGGCCGCCCGTCGAGCGCCAGAGACGCCCGCATGTGCGACCGGAAATGCGAGAGCGTGAGAGAGGTGAGGTAAAGCCCCGTCACACCCGCATCGGCATGACGACATAGACAGCGCTCGTGTCGTTGCCTTCACGCATGAGCACGGGCTGTCCGGCGCTGTCGAAGAGGAAGGTCGCGTTCTCGCGGTCCACCTGCGAGGCGATTTCGAGCAGGTATTTCGCGTTGAATCCGATCTCGAGCCGCTCGTCGCCATAGGCCACGATCAGCTCTTCCTCGGCGGCCCCGGCATCGGGCGCATTGACCGACAGCACCAGCTTGTCCTCGTCGAGCGCCAGCTTCACCGCGCGCGAGCGTTCCGACGACACGGTGGCCACGCGGTCCACGGCCTTCGCGAATTCCTGGGCATCCACTTCCATCTTCTTCGTGTTCCCCATCGGGATCACGCGGGTGTAGTCGGGGAAGGTCCCGTCGATCACCTTCGAGGTGAGCGTGATGTCCGGCGTCGCGAAGCGCACCTTGGTTTCCGATACCGACACTGCGATCTGCATCTCGTCGTCGTCCAGAAGCTTGCGCAGCTCGTTCACGGTCTTGCGCGGCACGATCACACCGGGAAGCGCGTCGGCACCGGCGGGCAAGTCCGCGTCGATCCGTGCGAGCCGGTGG
The Maritimibacter sp. DP1N21-5 DNA segment above includes these coding regions:
- a CDS encoding VOC family protein, with the protein product MKTNRVTLITLGVESIAPARAYYEALGWELESDQGEAAFYAMNGMKFGFFTLEGLAKETGRPVEDLRTGAMTLAQNFGSEAEVDAMFARAVAAGATAVSEPFKTHWGGYSSYVSDPDGHLWEFAHNPFWEMDEDGALT
- a CDS encoding LysE family translocator, translating into MTLSPGDLGLYAFALLVLFLTPGPVWMALLARALSGGFHAAWPLALGVTIGDALWPLLAILGMSWVATEFESLTTVLKFVASGFFLWLGVAIIRNADKQIAADSRLTRPGMWAGFVAGVVVILANPKAILFYMGMLPGFFDLTALTPWDVGAIVGLSMAVPLFGNVLLAGFIGKLRGLLSSPKALKRLNISAGALLIAVAAIIPFT
- the dnaN gene encoding DNA polymerase III subunit beta, with translation MKISIERAALLKAVGQAQSVVERRNTIPILANVLMEAEGNTVSFRATDLDIEVVDKAPAMVERAGATTVSAVTLNEIVRKLPDGAMVTLSDDGASGRLSIEAGRSHFNLATLPKEDFPVMASSEYTANFSCPAPVLRRLFDKSKFAISTEETRYYLNGVYMHVADADGGRVLRCVATDGHRLARIDADLPAGADALPGVIVPRKTVNELRKLLDDDEMQIAVSVSETKVRFATPDITLTSKVIDGTFPDYTRVIPMGNTKKMEVDAQEFAKAVDRVATVSSERSRAVKLALDEDKLVLSVNAPDAGAAEEELIVAYGDERLEIGFNAKYLLEIASQVDRENATFLFDSAGQPVLMREGNDTSAVYVVMPMRV
- the urtD gene encoding urea ABC transporter ATP-binding protein UrtD, with product MSTLLEVNGISVTFDGFRAINNLSFNIGPAEMRAIIGPNGAGKTTFMDIVTGKTRPDEGKVLWGELSRNLVGMNEARIAQEGIGRKFQKPTVFEDQTVEENLLMAVKNKRGAFSVLFWKPSDADMNRVAELAAEIGLANELKRKSGELSHGQKQWLEIGMLLAQEPRLLLVDEPAAGMTPEEREKTTDILVEAAKTRAVVVVEHDMEFVRRLNCKVTVLHEGSVLAEGSLDHVTSNQQVIDVYLGR
- the urtE gene encoding urea ABC transporter ATP-binding subunit UrtE codes for the protein MLRIDDFTLHYGHSQILNGISMEAETGKITCVMGTNGVGKTSLIRAICGRHPRSGGTMVLDGEALPVLSPHALAKKGVALVPQGREIFPLLTVRENMETAFACLPKGEHEVPEAMFELFPVLKEMQNRRGGDLSGGQQQQLAIARALITKPKLLLLDEPTEGIQPNIIQQIGRVIQMLRDEGKMAIVLVEQFFDFAHDLGDRFVVLRRGAVTLSGPKGEVTRDQLLKGVSV
- the recF gene encoding DNA replication/repair protein RecF; translated protein: MTGLYLTSLTLSHFRSHMRASLALDGRPVAIFGANGAGKTNILEAVSLMSPGRGLRGAAADDMARRPEAVGWKVSGVLRSLHQVHEVETWAEPGSARQVTIDDKPAPQVALGRIARLTWLVPVMDRLWVEGADGRRKFLDRLALSFEPGHGEAVLTYEKAMRERNRLLKDGQRDAFWYRALEAQMAEAGAAIQTNRERTLDLLIDSQREAETAFPAADLTLLHAEGADDGPRSRNELADAFADSRPRDMLAGRTLVGPHRADLAAVYAEKGMPAKECSTGEQKALLVSLILANGRALARDFGAPPMLLLDEVSAHLDAGRRAALYDEIVSLGAQAFLTGTGPELFAELGARAQHIEVRDEAGRSHVEEVEP